In Plasmodium gaboni strain SY75 chromosome 14, whole genome shotgun sequence, one genomic interval encodes:
- a CDS encoding hypothetical protein (conserved Plasmodium protein, unknown function) — protein MKEKCNEVKSKYYKCLNKSNRNPGKCKSFENELRQCSKITGESYCINEINNLMECSRSPDPSMCSKEFVLFRECNRPDGPHILIEDNKYVIAKEHLDKYNVSESIISPIEAPERNNANTASFLEKMKEVLHLKNFKEKFVAYKW, from the exons atgaaggAGAAATGTAATGAAGtaaaatcaaaatattataaatgtttaaataaaagtaatagGAACCCTGGAAAATGTAAATCATTTGAAAATGAATTAAGGCAGTGTTCtaaaat TACAGGGGAATCTTACTGtataaatgaaattaataatCTCATGGAATGTTCAAg ATCACCAGATCCTTCCATGTGTTCTAAGGAATTTGTTCTTTTTCGTGAATGTAATAGACCAGATGGGCCCCATATTTTGATTGAG GATAACAAATATGTAATTGCAAAAGAACACTTAGACAAATACAACGTAAGTGAATCTATTATTAGCCCAATAGAAGCTCCTGAAAGAAATAATGCAAATACTGCATCATTCTTggaaaaaatgaaagaaGTATTACAtcttaaaaattttaaagaaaaatttgTTGCATATAAATGGTAA
- a CDS encoding putative ubiquitin fusion degradation protein UFD1, which yields MWGFSNLNNLWPRDFLNVSEPFQEEYTCYPVSFIGKDDMENGNKIILPQTALNALARRHISWPMLFEVSNPYTDKRTHSGVLEFISDEGTCHMPYWMMQQLNLKEGDIVRVTSVSLPKGTFVKLKPCSKDFMELSNHRAVLETALRNYATLTIGDNIVIHYLGKTYEIKIVDLKPSFACTIIETDVEVEFEEPIDHSEAVQYVTEVVPEEENKFKGKGQRTDGKSCHKALKKEIIKPKVVENLEPWKDKLPGGIRTKCTEYEDLLKKGRIPGIVGKFTERKN from the exons atg TGGGGATTTAGtaatttgaataatttATGGCCAAGGGATTTTTTGAATGTGTCTGAACCATTCCAAGAAGAATATACATGTTATCCTGTATCATTTATAGGAAAAGATGATATGGAAAATGGaaataaaa tTATACTTCCACAGACGGCTTTAAATGCCTTGGCAAGAAGACATATATCCTGGCCCATGTTATTTGAAGTTTCGAATCCATACACG GATAAAAGAACTCATAGTGGGGTCTTGGAATTTATTTCTGATGAAGGTACATGTCACATGCCATATTGG ATGATGCAAcaattaaatttaaaagaagGTGATATTGTAAGGGTTACAAGTGTTAGTTTACCTAAAGGGACATTTGTAAAGCTCAAGCCATGTTCTAAAGATTTTATGGAATTATCGAATCATAGAGCTGT tCTTGAAACCGCTTTAAGAAATTACGCTACATTAACTATTGGAGATAATATTGTAATTCATTATTTAGGAAAAACCtatgaaattaaaataGTG GATTTAAAACCTTCATTTGCCTGTACAATTATTGAAACAGATGTGGAAGTGGAGTTCGAAGAACCAATAGATCACAGCGAAg CTGTACAATATGTTACCGAAGTTGTACCAGAGGAAGAAAAC aAATTTAAAGGAAAGGGTCAAAGAACTGATGGGAAAAGTTGTCATAAAGCTttgaaaaaagaaataataaaaccTAAAGTTGTTGAAAATCTTGAACCTTGGAAAGATAAATTACCTGGAGGAATTAGA aCGAAATGTACTGAATATGAAGATTTGTTGAAAAAAGGCCGTATTCCTGGTATTGTTGGAAAATTTACGGAAcgaaaaaattaa